The following nucleotide sequence is from Coffea eugenioides isolate CCC68of chromosome 3, Ceug_1.0, whole genome shotgun sequence.
TGATTATCTTAACTGAAGCATTTAAGATGTTATGTAGCATTATAGTTTTAGGAGTTAGATTCAGTTTTTTCCTTTCAACTGTACAAAATTTTTGTACTGCCACATGATTGGGCAAACTAAACATGAAAATGAAGCACTCAGAAAAGATGCTTTTGGAATCGGCAGAGACCACAGGGAATACCAAAGATTAAACTTCTGATTGCTCTGTCATCTTTCATTCTATCTCCTGCACTTATCAGGAGTTTCTTGGATCAAATAAAAGGCAGGTAATGATGTCGTTCTGAATTGACTAAATAGGTTTGTGGTAACTCCATTATGTAGTTTACAGATAGCTATTTTGGTTACACATACCACCCTTGTCTTTTATATCATTGTTTTGGTGCTTATCCTAGGTTGAATCTGTATAAAAGAACTATGGCTGTAAGTTGTCATTATAATCTGCAGTTGCTACATGTTTTCCTGGAAAATTTTGGCAGAATTGCACTCTGATTTTCCTACAATGTAATTCATACTTAATGCTGATTTCATGTTACGACACAAAATTGAAGTCATATGACATTTTAAGGCATGTGCTAGCTTTCTTAGAGTTCAATATCTATGAGGTTTATTTCGCATCCTATAGGTGGTGTTTCTCATTGTCTTGACCTCGTCAGGTGATGGatctaattaaatatatttttcattgGCTTCGACTCTCTTATTTTGATGTTATTACACCATGCAGCTTATTGTGTTGTTGCCAAAGAGTCTGTTGGGAAGCAGATTTCTATTGCATATCTGGAACGTGTGAGAGCTGATTTTAAGAAGAGATATGGTGGCGGTAAAGCAGATACAGCAGCTGCCAAAAGTCTAAATAAGGAGTTTGGGTATGTGGAGAAATAGAAGTTTATTTGATCAAATCATTGTGCTTTTGAAGAGGTAGAATTACTTAAGTAATTGTATTACTTTATTGACAGACCCATTATGAAGGAGCACATGCAGTACATAATTGACCATGCCGATGAGATTGAGAAACTGTTAAAAGTTAAGGCCCAAGTTTCAGAAGTGAAAAGTATTATGTTGGAGAATATAGACACGGTATGTTAACGTGCttcaaaaaaatgatttaagCTCAGCTGCAACTTCTGTTATAATGTTTCTTTACGCCTGTGGattctccttttctctttcttctttatcttTGCAACTTTGAACTTGAAGTAGAATGTTGGGTTTTATCATTCCTTAATTTAGTCATTTCATGCCTGTTATTTGACTTAGCACAACCTAATTCATTTAAGAGTTAAGATTCGTTTTTTAATGTTTTGGGGCGATATACTCTGTTTAAAATTTTCAAGAGAGTTTGGTAATTGAACAGTTGAGCTTCTATCTAATCCATCCATATTTCTTTAGTAATGTTGCTCTACCTCCCATTACATATCCGTGTCCTATGTGGTCTTCCTTTCTGTGTTAAGCATCTCTCTGTCTATAAAGGATAAGTTCGATTTGATTAAGGCTTTCATGCGACAGCTTAAAGGTTCAGAGCAGTGGTTATTTCTCTCATGAAATGTATAGATAAGGTAGATGCATGTTTTGTTCCATGGTGAGAGCATATCGTTGGTACTTCAGCTTATTGGAGGGACTTTCCTGCAGGGCTGAATGAAGTAATTTACTTGATGACTCCATCCATCTGTATGTTTTCCATATTTGCCATAATGTGAAATTTGTAGCAAATAATACTTCATCATTGTTGATGCTGATGTTTCATGACCGAGAACTGATGAATCTTTAATCCACGCTCAATTGTTGGTGATTAGCAATCAATCGCTGCTTTCTTTGTTGAGAATTTGATGTTCGTATACTACAATGCAGACAATTCAAAGAGGGGAAAACCTAACCATTCTTTCTAACAAGGCTGAAGATCTACGTGATTCAGTAGGTTCAATCTTTGTCTGCTTTCCTGCACACATTCTCTTAATGTGATTTGTGAACTTAACACAAGACAACGGTGCGAAGAACCGCAACGACTTTCTTAaaatcttctctctctctctcttatctACAggctcaagaattcaagagcaAAGGTACACAAATCCGACGAAAAATGTGGTACCAGAACATGAAGATTAAATTGATCGTGCTTGGAATTATCGTCTTTTTTGTCCTTGTAATCTGGCTATCCATCTGCCATGGGTTTGACTGCACCAACTAGCTCTCTACTATCAAATCAAATGCTTAATCTTGGCAAAGGAACTCTGCTGACGCACGCAGACTCTTTCAAGCGATAACATGATTGCCGAGTGGAGCAGATTGGAAATCGGGGAAAACGGTCAAGGAAAGGGAGGGGGGAATTTTTGAATGTGTATTATATTTGGTGGTTTGCATGTGTTAATGTGATTGTTTAATCTAGGTATGAGGGATTCTAGACATTCTTTAATTTTACGGCCTAGAATGAGATAAAAGTTACACTTTGATGTCCTTCTAAGCATTTTCTAGTTTCTGTGTCATGCTCCATATGTGGCTTTGTATATGAACACGCTCAGCTCAGCTGCAGAGTAGTTCTATCTGTTCATAACAATGCATAGTATTGTATCTATTTCAGGGCATAAACCTGTTTTCGACATCTCTGTTTATTTTGTATGCTACTGCAGTCAACTCAATCTCTTCACAGCCCAGAGTCTGTCTGTCCATTGCTTATGTCTTGGAATGGTCTTTCTTTTCATTGTTCAAAATGGGCCCAAACATGACTTTACCATTTGGGTCTTGATGCTTGATTTGGGTGGTCCACGGCTCCAAGCAATTAATGTAAACTAGAATTTGATTATCAAAAATTCCAGGATAAGAACATTGTTAATTATCAGAAAGCATGTGTTCTCAGCCTGGAAATCAGCTTTTGTTCCGGGCTTATGGTGGTAAATATGGGACCATTGGCGAACAGATGCCACGAGTATAAATTCATTCGCTAATGCTAAATTTTTAAGGAAAATTAGTAAAAGATATTGAAAAGAAACTTTCAAAAAGTGGTTCATTAATGCTACAAAGGCTTTTCCAAGACACCATCTACTTATTCTCTCAAAATTCCCCTACGTTTTTCTGCGAGTATTGAGGTACACTTTCATTCCATCCCAAGGTAGTCCATTGCATATCGTACAATTTTTTCTCCCTCTTTCTTACCATCCCTTTTCTCTCAAGAAACAATAGGAAGGAAAACAGGAAACAGTAGCCATTTTTTCAATGATAGTTAGTGACTTGAGCAGTGAATTTGCATATATATGTTTTGAGCGCTGAAAAGGGGAGTAAAAATCCTATACTATATGCCTTTAGTGGGTGCTGTATAGTTTTCAACttgtagtaatttttttttttcattttagttatttatatatatatatatcaatttGAAACCCATTTAATATTTGAAGTTTGTATCTCAGATCAATTGGATAATTTACCACATATGCATGGACTATGAGCTATTTGAACACTATTACACTTGAATTTTATGATGTAATCACGACGACGTAAGTTAAACACGTATTTATTtgtatactccctccgtcccaaaaAGACATGTTAAttacttcatttttatgcagatTAAGAATTGCAAGTTAATATAGTTCATGTAATCATATTTAGTTAGTACTCTCCTCATGCACCCTTCAATTAATGCTAGTTTTAGTTCGTAATATATTTAGAAAATTACTTCTACTAGAATAATTGATTAATGGAGTAATAAATTTACTGATAAAGATGCACGTTAAATATGAACACAGTAATAAAGTGATAAACTAGATACTTTTTTATAATTTGGgacaaatacaaaagaaaagcGTGCCTGAGAGAAGAGCACCTTTTTTGAACATGAATTGGTAATATTAACTTTGCTTCTAAAAACTGATTACAAACATAAAATAAGCATTTGATCAAATTGACGTCCAAAATCGCCAAGGACTTGACTACTAGCACTGACCAACAGGTGAAGTATATATGAAGTTATAGGCCTAAGTGTAATTTCTTAGGTTTAGATATGGAAACCACTCCTTCTTCTAGCACCCTTGGCTGGCTGAGTTGAACCCTTTCTTAGATAAGTTAGTGTAGATCGTTGAATTTAGGTATTGAccgaaaaagaaagaaagaaagcacGAAAGAAAACTACCACAACTTGGCTTCTTCCTTGGATAGtttagagcaaaagaaaacttcaaatcaagaaatccaaacacttttAAGACTAATTACCTCCTGACAAATTGGCTTTCACGTACTAGGTTGAATTGATTATTGCACGAGCAGCTTGCTGGGAGGG
It contains:
- the LOC113764474 gene encoding vesicle-associated membrane protein 724 translates to MGGQESFIYSFVARGTMVLAEFTEFTGNFPAIAAQCLQRLPSTNNKFTYNCDHHTFNFLVEDGYAYCVVAKESVGKQISIAYLERVRADFKKRYGGGKADTAAAKSLNKEFGPIMKEHMQYIIDHADEIEKLLKVKAQVSEVKSIMLENIDTTIQRGENLTILSNKAEDLRDSAQEFKSKGTQIRRKMWYQNMKIKLIVLGIIVFFVLVIWLSICHGFDCTN